In one Deltaproteobacteria bacterium genomic region, the following are encoded:
- a CDS encoding tyrosine-type recombinase/integrase, translating into MQMTHVIINFRRHLKRRNFSKHTVKYYLNIIKQYVVWLDVTLEDATSDKVDTYIDYLLRKRMHPASINLYITIIRVFYDYLKHEENVDLINPVKRNRRLRVPKPLPRSLRDHEVEKLFESIKSNRDIAMFKLMLRCGLRVEEVANLTMGAIDLKRRRIMVQQGKGGKDRVVYISSDALDALNAYLKFRSHYRSKNVFLVEKGAYKGKAISVRGIQKRIEYYAKKTGIEVSCHRLRHTMATQLLNAEAEVETIQDLLGHNWITTTQRYCKVSNLKVQRDYFKAMRNVLQRSEQPLPLPVHPLEPG; encoded by the coding sequence ATGCAGATGACGCATGTGATTATTAACTTTAGAAGGCACCTGAAACGCCGGAATTTCTCCAAGCATACGGTCAAATACTATCTGAACATCATCAAGCAGTATGTAGTCTGGCTGGATGTGACGCTTGAGGACGCGACTTCAGACAAGGTAGACACCTACATTGATTACCTTCTCAGAAAGAGGATGCATCCGGCGAGCATCAACCTCTACATCACCATCATCAGGGTATTCTACGACTATTTGAAGCATGAGGAGAATGTGGACCTCATCAACCCTGTGAAACGTAACCGCCGTCTGCGTGTACCTAAGCCTTTGCCGAGAAGCCTTCGTGATCATGAGGTCGAAAAGCTGTTCGAATCAATCAAGAGTAACCGCGATATAGCCATGTTCAAGTTGATGCTCAGATGCGGGCTGCGTGTGGAGGAAGTAGCCAACCTGACCATGGGCGCTATTGATCTCAAACGCCGCAGGATCATGGTTCAGCAAGGAAAAGGCGGCAAAGATCGTGTGGTTTATATCAGCAGCGATGCTCTCGATGCATTAAATGCCTACTTGAAGTTCCGTTCTCATTACCGTTCCAAAAACGTTTTCTTGGTTGAGAAAGGGGCCTATAAAGGGAAGGCGATCTCTGTTCGCGGCATTCAAAAACGAATAGAATATTATGCAAAGAAGACCGGCATTGAAGTATCCTGCCACCGTTTGCGGCATACCATGGCTACCCAGTTGCTGAATGCGGAGGCGGAAGTCGAAACCATCCAGGATCTTTTGGGTCACAACTGGATCACGACGACCCAGCGGTATTGTAAGGTATCGAATTTAAAGGTGCAGCGGGACTACTTCAAAGCAATGCGCAATGTTCTGCAACGCTCTGAGCAGCCATTGCCATTGCCGGTTCATCCTCTTGAACCTGGATGA
- a CDS encoding tyrosine-type recombinase/integrase produces the protein MHRDQLQNINPNRLHGCHPLDLHGVFGDHPFHLIAEKPKTAPEKISPRLKVLEKILKEVSFMDFSAKEHFAGYMRERYRLNCKTNTLRNAATSLKQFLSFYGKSGKNHIEQMDREDIEAFTEDLQDRGLQPVTVTNRLRWVYAFVRFLIEAKVLGYELLERKIRIRLPDRLPRAIDPEDVKRILSAIDQVRDRAMILLLLRTGMRIGELLNTKVHDLDLNNNRILIYEAHKTGVGRVAYYSDDAREALMSWLQVRNTFKEYLFYGRGDGHLCYETARSIFVKYLKKAGLEYSGYTLHCLRHTFATELLNARMPLECLRVLLGHTNLEVTRIYARLSDKTRENEYFMAMERILRGDPDADDACDY, from the coding sequence ATGCACAGAGACCAGTTACAGAATATCAACCCAAATCGGCTTCACGGTTGCCATCCATTGGATCTTCACGGCGTTTTTGGCGACCATCCCTTCCATCTCATCGCAGAAAAGCCCAAAACTGCCCCGGAAAAGATCTCTCCACGGCTTAAAGTCCTTGAAAAGATCCTTAAAGAAGTATCATTCATGGATTTTTCTGCCAAAGAACATTTTGCAGGCTATATGCGTGAACGATATCGCCTCAACTGCAAGACCAACACCCTAAGAAACGCAGCCACTTCACTGAAGCAGTTTCTGTCCTTCTACGGTAAATCAGGCAAGAATCACATTGAGCAAATGGACAGAGAGGATATCGAGGCTTTTACGGAAGATCTCCAGGATCGTGGGCTACAGCCCGTGACAGTGACCAACAGGCTTCGATGGGTATATGCGTTTGTACGATTTTTAATTGAGGCTAAAGTTCTGGGCTACGAACTTCTGGAAAGGAAAATCAGAATCAGGCTACCCGACCGCCTGCCACGGGCCATCGACCCTGAAGATGTAAAACGAATATTGTCCGCAATTGACCAGGTTCGCGACCGGGCCATGATCCTGCTTTTGCTGAGAACCGGCATGCGCATCGGCGAGCTGTTGAATACAAAAGTGCATGATTTGGATCTGAACAATAACAGGATACTGATTTATGAAGCCCACAAGACCGGTGTCGGCAGAGTTGCCTACTACAGTGACGATGCACGCGAAGCCCTTATGTCTTGGCTCCAGGTCAGGAACACCTTCAAGGAATACCTGTTCTATGGTCGCGGTGATGGTCACCTATGCTATGAGACCGCCCGCAGCATCTTCGTCAAGTATTTAAAGAAAGCGGGTTTGGAATACAGTGGGTATACGCTTCATTGTCTACGGCATACCTTTGCAACGGAGCTTTTGAACGCAAGGATGCCACTGGAATGTCTGCGTGTTCTATTGGGGCATACCAACCTGGAGGTCACCAGGATATATGCCCGTCTTTCTGATAAAACCAGGGAAAACGAATATTTTATGGCCATGGAGCGTATCTTGAGAGGTGATCCCGATGCAGATGACGCATGTGATTATTAA